One genomic segment of Bacteroides caccae includes these proteins:
- the mutL gene encoding DNA mismatch repair endonuclease MutL yields MSDIIHLLPDSVANQIAAGEVIQRPASVIKELVENAIDADAQNVHVLVTDAGKTCIQVIDDGKGMSETDARLSFERHATSKIREAADLFALRTMGFRGEALASIAAVAQVELKTRPESEELGTKLVIAGSKVESQEAVSCSKGSNFSIKNLFFNIPARRKFLKANSTELSNILAEFERIALVHPEVAFSLYSNDSELFNLPVSPLRQRIMAIFGKKLNQQLLNIEVNTTMVKISGYVAKPETARKKGAHQYFFVNGRYMRHPYFHKAVMDAYEQLIPVGEQISYFIYFEVDPANIDVNIHPTKTEIKFENEQAIWQILSAAVKESLGKFSAIPSIDFDTEDMPDIPAFEQNLSSAPPTVQYNSDYNPFKVSAGGGGGGAYSRSKVDWEDLYGGLTKASKMNNPQPEPEMDWEDSSMGGESAVMEERTETVMSAASSTLYASEPVIEKGNQHLQFKGRFILTSVKSGLMLIDQHRAHIRVLFDRYMVQIQQKQGVSQGVLFPEILQLPASEAAVLQSIMDDLSAVGFDLSDLGGGSYAINGIPSGIEGLNPVELVRNMLHTAMEKGNDVKEEVQNILALTLARAAAIVYGQVLSNEEMVSLVDSLFACPSPNYTPDGKTVLTTIKEEDIERLFK; encoded by the coding sequence ATGAGTGATATAATACATTTGTTACCAGATTCGGTAGCTAATCAGATTGCTGCCGGTGAAGTGATACAACGTCCGGCGTCCGTTATCAAGGAGCTGGTAGAAAATGCGATTGATGCAGATGCGCAGAATGTACATGTGTTGGTGACTGACGCAGGTAAAACCTGTATTCAGGTGATTGACGATGGAAAAGGAATGTCCGAAACAGATGCCCGTCTTTCTTTCGAACGTCATGCTACTTCGAAGATTCGCGAAGCGGCGGATTTGTTTGCTTTGCGTACAATGGGGTTTCGTGGGGAAGCCTTGGCCTCTATCGCAGCAGTGGCACAGGTGGAGTTAAAAACACGCCCCGAGTCGGAAGAACTGGGAACGAAACTGGTGATTGCAGGCTCTAAGGTAGAGAGCCAGGAAGCGGTATCCTGTTCCAAGGGAAGTAACTTCTCCATAAAGAATCTATTCTTTAACATCCCTGCCCGTCGTAAATTCCTGAAAGCAAACTCCACCGAATTGAGTAATATTCTTGCCGAATTTGAACGCATTGCTCTGGTTCATCCCGAAGTAGCTTTCTCCCTTTACAGCAATGACTCCGAGCTTTTCAATCTTCCGGTTTCTCCGTTGCGTCAGCGCATTATGGCTATTTTTGGTAAGAAACTCAATCAGCAGTTGCTGAATATCGAGGTGAATACTACCATGGTGAAGATTTCCGGATACGTAGCCAAACCGGAGACAGCCCGCAAGAAAGGTGCCCATCAGTATTTCTTTGTCAACGGGCGATATATGCGGCATCCTTATTTTCATAAAGCCGTAATGGATGCATACGAACAGTTGATTCCTGTCGGCGAACAGATTTCTTACTTCATTTATTTTGAAGTCGATCCGGCTAATATTGATGTGAATATTCATCCGACGAAGACCGAAATCAAGTTTGAGAATGAACAGGCAATCTGGCAAATCCTTTCGGCGGCAGTCAAAGAGTCGTTGGGTAAGTTCAGCGCCATTCCTTCCATTGATTTTGATACGGAAGATATGCCCGACATTCCTGCATTCGAACAAAATCTATCCTCTGCACCTCCCACGGTACAGTATAATTCGGATTATAATCCGTTCAAGGTTTCTGCGGGAGGTGGTGGCGGCGGAGCATACAGCCGTTCAAAGGTGGACTGGGAAGATCTTTATGGCGGTCTGACCAAAGCCAGTAAGATGAATAATCCCCAGCCGGAGCCGGAAATGGATTGGGAGGATTCTTCAATGGGTGGAGAAAGTGCCGTTATGGAAGAAAGGACGGAAACTGTAATGTCGGCGGCCTCTTCGACCTTATATGCCAGTGAGCCTGTAATTGAGAAGGGTAATCAGCATTTGCAGTTTAAGGGACGGTTTATTCTGACCTCCGTGAAGTCCGGTTTGATGTTGATCGACCAGCACCGGGCGCATATCCGTGTACTTTTCGACCGGTATATGGTTCAAATCCAGCAGAAACAGGGCGTATCACAAGGTGTTCTTTTCCCGGAAATATTACAGTTGCCCGCTTCGGAAGCTGCCGTACTGCAAAGCATTATGGATGATTTGTCGGCAGTAGGTTTCGATCTGAGCGATCTGGGTGGAGGCAGCTATGCTATCAACGGTATTCCTTCAGGCATCGAAGGACTGAATCCGGTGGAATTGGTACGTAATATGCTACATACAGCTATGGAAAAAGGGAATGATGTCAAGGAAGAAGTCCAGAATATTCTGGCTCTGACACTGGCACGTGCGGCGGCTATCGTCTACGGTCAGGTACTGAGCAATGAGGAAATGGTAAGCCTTGTAGACAGCCTTTTCGCTTGTCCCTCACCGAATTACACGCCGGACGGGAAAACGGTTTTGACAACAATCAAGGAGGAAGATATCGAACGCTTATTCAAATAA
- a CDS encoding OmpA family protein: MKKILMLLAFAGVASVASAQQTMTVTEYEVIQVQDKYQVITNPFWSNWFFSVGGGAQVLYGNNDHIGKFRDRVAPTFNVSVGKWVTPGFGLRMQYSGLQAKGFTTNETANYVVGGPRADGSYKQRWDYMNLHGDLMINLNALFGGYNPNRVYEIIPYIGAGWAHSYSRPHTNAATFNAGIINRFRLSNAVDLNLELSATGLEGKFDGEHGGRPDYDGILGATLGVTYYFPTRGFQRPTPQIISEIELNQMRDQMNAMAAANMQLQQQLANAQQPVEVEDTEEVVITDPNIAPRTVFFKIGSDRLSPQEEMNLSYLANRIKEFPGTTYTINGYADSATGTPAFNEKLSLKRAQVVKDLLVKKYGIPADNLKVAAGGGVDKFGQPILNRVVLVESEK, encoded by the coding sequence ATGAAAAAGATTCTGATGTTGCTGGCTTTTGCCGGCGTTGCGTCTGTCGCTTCTGCGCAGCAGACAATGACTGTAACTGAATACGAGGTTATTCAGGTGCAAGATAAATATCAAGTAATAACGAACCCTTTCTGGAGTAACTGGTTCTTCTCCGTCGGAGGAGGTGCACAGGTGCTGTATGGCAACAATGACCATATCGGTAAATTCAGAGACCGTGTTGCTCCTACATTTAATGTGTCTGTCGGTAAATGGGTGACTCCGGGATTCGGATTGCGTATGCAGTACAGCGGTCTGCAAGCTAAAGGATTCACGACCAACGAAACTGCCAATTATGTAGTGGGTGGTCCGAGAGCTGACGGTTCATACAAACAACGGTGGGACTATATGAACCTGCACGGTGACTTGATGATTAACCTGAATGCACTTTTCGGCGGTTACAATCCGAACCGTGTATATGAAATCATCCCTTATATCGGTGCCGGTTGGGCTCATTCTTATTCACGTCCTCATACCAATGCCGCTACTTTCAATGCAGGTATCATCAACCGCTTCCGCTTGTCGAATGCCGTTGACTTGAATCTGGAACTGAGTGCAACAGGCTTGGAAGGCAAATTTGACGGCGAACATGGAGGAAGACCAGACTATGACGGTATTCTGGGTGCTACGCTTGGTGTGACTTACTATTTCCCGACCCGAGGATTCCAACGTCCTACGCCACAGATTATCTCTGAAATCGAATTGAATCAGATGCGTGACCAGATGAATGCAATGGCTGCCGCTAATATGCAGTTGCAACAGCAGTTGGCTAATGCACAGCAGCCGGTAGAGGTAGAAGATACTGAAGAAGTAGTGATTACAGATCCTAATATCGCTCCGCGTACTGTATTCTTCAAGATTGGTTCGGACAGACTGTCTCCACAAGAAGAAATGAACTTGTCATATCTTGCCAACCGGATTAAAGAATTTCCGGGTACTACCTATACTATTAACGGATATGCAGATTCTGCAACAGGCACTCCGGCTTTCAACGAAAAGTTGAGTTTGAAACGTGCACAGGTTGTTAAAGATTTGCTGGTGAAGAAGTATGGAATCCCGGCTGATAACTTGAAAGTCGCTGCCGGTGGTGGTGTCGATAAGTTCGGCCAACCGATTCTGAACCGTGTTGTATTGGTAGAATCTGAAAAATAA
- a CDS encoding family 20 glycosylhydrolase, translating to MKSPLIIVCCLLMVCVFATAQEPCPQVIPALQQWKGGKGELALPAEGSIVLSPADEATLSPTAQILAQDLKELFGWNYVIKTGKPVGKDICLSLSKPDKELGEEGYTLTVNRYAGIAAPTGQGVFWGTRTLLQILHNEQGKLPKGTARDYPLFPNRGFMLDVARKFFTMDYLKQYVKILSFYKMNEFQIHLNDNGFPQFFGDDWNRTYAAFRLESERFPGLTAKDGSYSKQEFIDLQRMGLEYGVRIIPEIDIPAHSLAFAHYKPEIASRKYGMDHLDLYKKETYQFVDSLLDEYLSGDNPVFIGDLHIGTDEYNKKEAEQYRYFTDRYLKFVEKYGKNVRMWGGLKWLPGKTPVKAEGVTVNAWSYDWVDPVVSLQDGYKLINTCDTYLYIVPAAGYYRDFLDHQWIYEKWSPWIMNRKQTLPEGTPGVLGGMFAVWNDKCGNGISEQDVHLRSFPAMQVLAEKLWKGENKNVTYEAFAKLCKTTPEAPGINLLGKVPAETALTEAGKELSFNGKEAVSTPLQEVGYPYSVEFQLCPEKTNPISSILFQGPHSVVYTNWENTRRIAFSRDGYTFVFNSYRLPADQWTTIRIEGDYKGTSLYINGALQERLEGRTMQVYRKEYDRMEHMTYQETLIFPLQQIGDSRNGFKGKLKNILVRQQH from the coding sequence ATGAAAAGCCCCCTCATCATCGTATGCTGCCTGTTAATGGTATGCGTGTTTGCCACCGCCCAAGAGCCTTGCCCGCAAGTGATCCCTGCCCTTCAACAATGGAAAGGAGGAAAAGGCGAACTGGCTCTGCCCGCCGAAGGTTCAATCGTGCTCTCGCCTGCGGATGAAGCGACGCTCTCGCCTACCGCACAAATCCTGGCGCAAGACTTAAAAGAACTGTTTGGCTGGAACTATGTCATCAAAACCGGAAAACCAGTCGGGAAAGACATCTGCCTCTCACTGTCGAAACCGGACAAGGAACTTGGTGAAGAAGGATATACGTTAACCGTAAACCGCTATGCCGGTATCGCCGCCCCCACCGGTCAGGGCGTATTCTGGGGAACACGTACCCTATTGCAGATACTCCACAACGAACAAGGAAAGCTCCCCAAAGGGACGGCACGGGATTATCCGCTTTTCCCGAACCGCGGCTTTATGCTGGATGTGGCCCGCAAATTCTTTACAATGGATTATCTGAAACAATACGTAAAGATACTTTCCTTCTACAAGATGAACGAATTTCAGATTCACTTGAACGACAACGGTTTTCCGCAGTTCTTCGGCGATGACTGGAACCGCACCTACGCCGCATTCCGACTGGAAAGCGAACGCTTTCCGGGACTGACAGCCAAAGACGGTTCATACAGCAAACAGGAATTTATCGACTTGCAACGTATGGGATTGGAATACGGTGTGCGTATCATTCCCGAAATTGATATTCCCGCCCACTCACTCGCCTTCGCCCACTACAAACCCGAAATAGCAAGTCGGAAGTATGGCATGGATCATCTGGACCTTTACAAAAAAGAAACTTATCAATTCGTCGACAGCCTGCTGGACGAATATCTGTCGGGCGACAATCCCGTATTTATCGGAGACCTGCACATCGGTACCGACGAATATAACAAGAAAGAAGCCGAACAATACCGCTACTTCACAGACCGTTATCTGAAATTTGTTGAGAAATACGGCAAAAATGTACGTATGTGGGGCGGACTGAAATGGCTTCCCGGCAAGACTCCCGTAAAAGCGGAAGGTGTCACGGTCAACGCGTGGTCGTATGACTGGGTGGATCCTGTTGTTTCCCTGCAAGACGGGTACAAGTTGATTAACACTTGTGACACTTATCTCTATATCGTTCCGGCAGCAGGTTACTACCGGGATTTCCTCGATCACCAGTGGATTTATGAGAAATGGTCGCCGTGGATAATGAACAGGAAACAGACACTTCCCGAAGGTACTCCCGGCGTATTGGGCGGTATGTTTGCCGTGTGGAACGACAAGTGTGGAAACGGGATATCCGAACAGGACGTACACTTGCGCAGTTTCCCCGCCATGCAGGTGCTCGCCGAGAAGCTGTGGAAAGGGGAAAACAAGAATGTCACCTACGAAGCATTTGCAAAGCTGTGCAAAACAACTCCCGAAGCTCCGGGAATTAACCTGTTGGGCAAAGTCCCGGCAGAAACCGCACTGACCGAAGCAGGAAAAGAACTTTCTTTTAATGGGAAAGAGGCCGTCAGTACTCCTTTGCAGGAAGTAGGTTATCCTTATAGTGTGGAGTTCCAGCTCTGTCCGGAGAAGACGAATCCTATCAGCAGCATTCTCTTCCAAGGTCCGCACTCGGTAGTATACACCAACTGGGAGAATACCCGCCGAATCGCTTTCTCACGCGACGGTTACACCTTTGTTTTCAATTCCTACCGCCTGCCGGCCGATCAATGGACTACGATCCGCATCGAAGGTGACTACAAAGGTACTTCACTTTATATAAACGGTGCATTGCAGGAACGGCTCGAAGGACGTACCATGCAAGTTTACCGAAAGGAATACGACCGCATGGAACACATGACTTATCAGGAAACACTGATCTTCCCGCTGCAACAAATAGGTGATTCACGCAACGGATTCAAAGGAAAACTAAAAAATATCCTTGTCCGCCAGCAGCATTAA
- a CDS encoding HU family DNA-binding protein yields the protein MAISFDWYENPVSPDKPEEKRFHPRIIANGQIDTKDLRSRIQSRCTLNEVDVTAVLDALSQVMGEELCEGRQVHLDGIGYFYPTLTATEEIAADTPRRNTKVKLKGIQFRSDQKLKNSVGHIKIKQMKRIIHSPKLSETDIDSRLRKYFTDHQIMQRSDFQDITGMVRSTAMIHIRRLRTKGKLLNIGIPSQPIYVPAPGFYGKPADYQPVK from the coding sequence ATGGCCATATCATTTGACTGGTACGAGAATCCGGTATCACCGGACAAACCAGAGGAGAAAAGATTTCATCCGCGCATCATCGCCAACGGACAGATAGACACGAAAGACCTCCGCAGCAGGATCCAATCCCGGTGTACGCTGAACGAGGTGGATGTAACGGCAGTGCTGGACGCACTATCACAAGTTATGGGTGAAGAACTGTGCGAAGGAAGGCAAGTGCACCTGGACGGTATCGGTTATTTTTATCCGACACTAACCGCCACCGAAGAAATCGCCGCCGATACTCCCCGCCGGAATACGAAAGTAAAGTTGAAAGGCATACAGTTCCGTTCAGACCAAAAACTGAAAAACTCCGTCGGCCATATAAAAATCAAACAGATGAAAAGAATTATCCACTCTCCCAAACTTTCGGAGACGGATATCGACAGCCGGTTGAGAAAATATTTCACCGATCATCAGATCATGCAACGTTCGGATTTTCAAGATATAACGGGTATGGTTCGCTCAACAGCCATGATTCACATCCGCCGCCTCCGCACGAAAGGCAAGTTGCTGAACATCGGCATACCCAGTCAGCCGATATACGTACCGGCGCCGGGATTTTACGGAAAGCCCGCAGATTATCAGCCGGTGAAATAA
- the trpS gene encoding tryptophan--tRNA ligase produces MGKEKIILTGDRPTGRLHIGHYVGSLKRRVDLQDAGDYSKMFIFIADSQALTDNIDNPEKVRQNVIEVALDYLACGIDPSKATIFIQSQIPELCELSFYYMDLVSVSRLQRNPTVKSEIQMRNFEASIPVGFFTYPISQAADITAFRATTVPVGEDQEPMLEQAREIVRRFNYIYGETLVEPEILLPDNAACLRLPGTDGKAKMSKSLGNCIYLSEEPEEIQKKIMSMYTDPGHLRVQDPGKIEGNTVFTYLDAFCRPEHFERYLPDYPNLAELKAHYQRGGLGDVKVKRFLNAIMQETLEPIRNRRKEFSKDIPAVYEMLQKGCEVARAAAAETLADVKKAMKINYFDDKELIEEQVKRFSQE; encoded by the coding sequence ATGGGAAAAGAGAAAATCATACTTACTGGTGACCGTCCTACCGGAAGACTCCATATCGGGCACTATGTAGGTTCACTGAAACGCAGAGTTGACCTGCAGGACGCGGGTGATTATAGTAAGATGTTTATCTTCATTGCCGATTCGCAGGCATTGACAGACAATATAGACAACCCGGAGAAGGTACGTCAGAATGTTATCGAGGTTGCTCTTGACTATCTGGCATGCGGAATCGACCCTTCCAAAGCTACTATCTTCATCCAGTCGCAGATACCGGAGCTATGCGAACTTAGCTTCTACTATATGGACCTTGTAAGCGTATCCCGCCTGCAACGTAACCCGACCGTGAAATCGGAAATCCAGATGCGTAACTTCGAGGCAAGCATTCCCGTAGGCTTCTTCACTTATCCTATCAGTCAGGCTGCGGACATCACTGCATTCCGTGCAACGACTGTCCCCGTAGGCGAAGACCAGGAACCGATGCTCGAACAGGCACGCGAAATAGTCCGCCGTTTCAACTATATCTATGGCGAGACATTGGTGGAACCGGAAATCCTGTTGCCGGACAATGCTGCCTGCCTGCGTCTGCCGGGTACTGACGGTAAAGCCAAGATGAGCAAATCACTCGGCAACTGTATCTATCTGTCCGAAGAACCGGAAGAAATCCAGAAGAAGATCATGAGTATGTATACCGATCCGGGACACCTCCGCGTGCAGGATCCGGGAAAGATTGAAGGTAATACCGTCTTCACATACCTCGACGCATTCTGCCGTCCGGAACATTTTGAACGTTATCTGCCGGATTACCCGAATCTCGCAGAACTGAAAGCACACTACCAACGCGGTGGACTGGGAGACGTGAAAGTGAAACGTTTCCTGAACGCTATCATGCAAGAGACACTGGAACCTATCCGTAACCGTCGCAAAGAATTCAGCAAAGACATTCCTGCCGTTTACGAGATGTTGCAAAAAGGATGTGAAGTAGCCAGAGCTGCCGCCGCCGAAACACTGGCAGATGTCAAGAAGGCTATGAAGATTAACTACTTTGACGACAAGGAATTGATCGAGGAACAGGTAAAACGTTTCTCACAAGAATAA
- the carB gene encoding carbamoyl-phosphate synthase (glutamine-hydrolyzing) large subunit: MEKEIKKVLVLGSGALKIGQAGEFDYSGSQALKALKEEGISSVLVNPNIATIQTSEGIADKVYFLPVTTYFVEEIIKKERPDGILLAFGGQTALNCGAELYTQGILDKYGVKVLGTSVEAIMYTEDRDLFVKKLDEINMKTPVSQAVESMEDAIAAARKIGYPVMVRSAYALGGLGSGICANEEEFLKLAESSFAFSKQILVEESLKGWKEIEFEVIRDANDHCFTVASMENFDPLGIHTGESIVVAPTCSLDDKELKLLQELSTKCIRHLGIVGECNIQYAFNSDTDDYRVIEVNARLSRSSALASKATGYPLAFVAAKIALGYSLDQIGEMGTPNSAYVAPQLDYYICKIPRWDLTKFAGVSREIGSSMKSVGEIMSIGRSFEEIIQKGLRMIGQGMHGFVGNDELHFDDLDKELSRPTDLRVFSIAQALEEGYTIDRIHELTKIDPWFLGKLKNIVDYKAKLSTYNKVEDIPADVMREAKILGFSDFQIARFVLNPTGNMEKENLAVRAHRKAMGILPAVKRINTIASEHPELTNYLYMTYAVEGYDVNYYKNEKSVVVLGSGAYRIGSSVEFDWCSVNAVQTARKLGYKSIMINYNPETVSTDYDMCDRLYFDELSFERVLDVIDLEQPRGVIVSVGGQIPNNLAMKLYRQSVPVLGTSPISIDRAENRNKFSAMLDQLGIDQPAWQELTSLEDVKGFVEKVGYPVLVRPSYVLSGAAMNVCYDDEELENFLKMAAEVSKEYPVVVSQFLENTKEIEFDAVAQNGEVVEYAISEHVEFAGVHSGDATLVFPAQKIYFATARRIKKISRQIAKELNISGPFNIQFLARNNEVKVIECNLRASRSFPFVSKVLKRNFIETATRIMLDAPYSRPDKSAFDIDWIGVKASQFSFSRLHKADPVLGVDMSSTGEVGCIGDDFSEALLNSMIATGFKIPEKAVMFSSGAMKSKVDLLDASRMLFAKGYQIYATAGTAAFLNAHGVDTTPVYWPDEKPGAENNVMKMIADHKFDLIVNIPKNHSKRELTNGYRIRRGAIDHNIPLITNARLASAFIEAFCELKLSDIQIKSWQEYK, encoded by the coding sequence ATGGAAAAGGAAATCAAGAAAGTTCTCGTTTTGGGTTCTGGAGCACTCAAAATCGGACAAGCCGGAGAATTTGACTACTCAGGCTCACAAGCACTGAAAGCTTTGAAAGAAGAAGGCATCAGCTCAGTATTGGTAAACCCGAACATCGCAACCATTCAGACTTCTGAAGGAATTGCAGATAAAGTGTATTTCCTTCCCGTAACTACTTATTTTGTAGAAGAAATTATCAAGAAAGAACGCCCCGACGGTATCCTGCTGGCATTCGGCGGACAGACTGCACTGAACTGCGGTGCTGAGCTTTACACACAAGGTATTCTTGATAAATACGGAGTGAAAGTACTCGGTACATCGGTAGAGGCTATCATGTACACAGAAGACCGCGACCTGTTCGTGAAGAAGCTGGACGAGATCAATATGAAGACTCCGGTAAGCCAGGCGGTAGAAAGCATGGAAGACGCGATTGCTGCTGCACGTAAGATCGGTTATCCGGTAATGGTACGTTCGGCTTATGCATTGGGTGGGCTTGGTAGCGGTATCTGCGCCAACGAAGAAGAATTCCTGAAACTGGCCGAAAGTTCTTTCGCGTTCTCCAAACAAATCCTGGTGGAAGAATCCCTGAAAGGCTGGAAAGAAATCGAATTTGAAGTTATCCGCGACGCCAACGACCACTGTTTCACAGTTGCCAGCATGGAAAACTTCGACCCGCTGGGTATCCACACCGGTGAATCTATCGTTGTGGCTCCTACCTGCTCTCTCGACGATAAAGAACTGAAACTGTTGCAGGAATTGTCTACAAAATGTATCCGTCACTTGGGCATTGTAGGTGAATGTAATATCCAGTATGCGTTCAACTCAGATACGGATGATTACCGTGTGATCGAAGTGAACGCTCGTCTGAGCCGTTCTTCCGCATTGGCTTCCAAGGCTACCGGTTATCCGCTGGCATTCGTTGCCGCTAAGATCGCGTTGGGTTATTCACTCGACCAGATCGGCGAAATGGGTACTCCGAATTCTGCCTATGTTGCTCCGCAACTCGACTACTATATCTGTAAGATTCCTCGTTGGGACTTGACGAAGTTTGCCGGTGTTTCCCGCGAAATCGGTTCAAGCATGAAGTCGGTAGGTGAAATCATGTCTATCGGTCGCTCTTTCGAGGAAATCATCCAAAAAGGTCTTCGTATGATCGGACAAGGCATGCACGGCTTTGTAGGAAATGACGAACTGCATTTTGATGACCTTGATAAAGAACTTTCCCGCCCGACTGACTTGCGTGTGTTCTCTATCGCACAGGCTTTGGAAGAAGGATATACGATTGACCGTATCCATGAACTGACAAAGATCGATCCTTGGTTCCTCGGCAAACTGAAGAACATCGTTGACTACAAAGCTAAATTGTCTACATATAATAAGGTGGAAGATATTCCGGCTGACGTAATGCGTGAAGCTAAAATCTTAGGCTTCTCTGACTTCCAGATTGCACGTTTCGTACTGAACCCGACTGGAAACATGGAGAAAGAAAACTTGGCTGTACGTGCTCATCGTAAAGCTATGGGGATTCTTCCGGCAGTAAAACGCATCAATACGATTGCTTCCGAACATCCGGAACTGACTAACTATCTGTATATGACGTATGCAGTGGAAGGTTATGATGTGAACTATTATAAGAATGAAAAATCAGTAGTCGTGCTGGGCTCGGGTGCTTACCGTATCGGTAGCTCTGTTGAATTTGACTGGTGTTCGGTGAATGCGGTTCAGACTGCCCGCAAACTGGGATACAAGTCTATCATGATTAACTACAACCCTGAAACGGTTTCTACTGACTATGATATGTGCGACCGCCTGTACTTCGACGAACTTTCGTTCGAACGTGTGCTCGATGTGATCGACCTCGAACAACCTCGCGGTGTGATTGTGTCGGTAGGCGGACAGATTCCGAACAACTTGGCTATGAAACTTTATCGTCAGTCGGTTCCTGTGTTGGGTACTTCGCCGATCTCTATCGACCGTGCTGAAAACCGTAACAAGTTCTCTGCAATGCTTGACCAACTGGGTATCGACCAGCCGGCTTGGCAGGAGCTGACCAGTCTCGAAGATGTGAAAGGCTTTGTGGAAAAAGTAGGTTATCCGGTGCTGGTTCGTCCTTCTTACGTTCTTTCGGGTGCGGCAATGAATGTTTGCTATGATGATGAAGAATTGGAAAACTTCCTGAAAATGGCTGCCGAAGTATCTAAAGAATATCCGGTAGTTGTTTCACAGTTCCTCGAGAATACAAAAGAAATTGAGTTCGACGCTGTGGCACAGAACGGTGAGGTGGTAGAATATGCCATCTCTGAACACGTAGAATTTGCGGGTGTTCACTCCGGTGATGCTACACTGGTGTTCCCGGCACAGAAGATATACTTTGCAACTGCCCGCCGCATCAAGAAGATCAGCCGTCAGATTGCTAAGGAACTCAATATCTCCGGTCCGTTCAACATCCAGTTCCTGGCTCGTAATAACGAGGTGAAAGTAATTGAATGTAACTTGCGTGCTTCTCGTAGTTTCCCGTTCGTATCTAAAGTACTGAAACGTAACTTTATCGAAACGGCTACCCGCATCATGCTTGACGCTCCATACTCGCGTCCTGATAAATCGGCATTTGATATTGACTGGATCGGTGTGAAAGCATCGCAGTTCTCCTTCTCACGTCTGCATAAGGCCGATCCTGTATTAGGCGTAGATATGTCTTCTACGGGTGAAGTGGGATGTATCGGTGATGATTTCTCCGAAGCACTGCTGAACTCAATGATTGCTACCGGCTTTAAGATTCCTGAAAAGGCGGTAATGTTCTCTTCAGGAGCAATGAAGTCTAAAGTTGATTTGCTGGATGCAAGCCGTATGTTGTTTGCCAAAGGATATCAGATTTATGCTACCGCCGGTACTGCTGCCTTCTTGAATGCTCACGGTGTAGATACGACTCCGGTTTATTGGCCGGATGAAAAACCGGGTGCGGAAAACAATGTAATGAAGATGATTGCCGATCACAAGTTCGACTTGATCGTTAACATTCCGAAGAATCACAGCAAACGTGAGTTGACGAATGGTTATCGTATCCGTCGCGGTGCGATCGATCATAACATTCCGTTGATTACGAATGCCCGTCTGGCAAGTGCCTTTATCGAAGCGTTCTGTGAATTGAAGCTGAGCGATATTCAGATTAAGAGCTGGCAGGAATACAAATAA
- the yaaA gene encoding peroxide stress protein YaaA, with product MLVLLSCAKTMSDVSKVKVPLTTAPRFQKEASEIALQMSQFAVGDLERLLRVNAKIAVENYKRYQAFHAEETPELSALFSYTGIVFKRLNPKDFSASELEYAQEHLRLTSFCYGLLRPLDVIRPYRLEGDVVLPELGNQTMFSYWRSRLTDTFIQDIKQVGGILCNLASDEMRSLFDWKRVEKEVRVVTPEFHVWKNGKLATVVIYTKMSRGEMTRFILKNRIENPEDLKEFSWEGFEFDEALSDERRFVFINGQGG from the coding sequence ATGCTTGTGCTTTTATCTTGTGCCAAGACAATGAGTGATGTTTCAAAGGTGAAGGTTCCTTTGACTACGGCTCCCCGTTTTCAAAAGGAAGCCTCTGAGATAGCTTTGCAGATGTCGCAGTTTGCTGTCGGCGATCTGGAACGTTTGTTGCGTGTGAATGCTAAAATAGCAGTAGAGAATTATAAGCGTTATCAGGCTTTCCATGCGGAAGAAACTCCGGAATTGTCGGCTTTGTTCTCTTATACGGGAATTGTGTTCAAGCGGTTGAATCCGAAAGACTTCTCTGCCTCAGAACTCGAATATGCACAGGAACATTTGCGGCTGACATCTTTTTGTTACGGTTTGTTGCGTCCGCTGGATGTGATTCGCCCCTATCGTCTCGAAGGAGATGTGGTATTGCCGGAGTTGGGTAATCAGACGATGTTTTCTTACTGGCGGTCGCGCCTGACGGATACGTTTATACAAGACATCAAACAGGTGGGAGGTATTTTATGCAATCTGGCCAGTGACGAAATGAGAAGTTTGTTTGACTGGAAACGGGTGGAGAAAGAAGTGCGTGTCGTGACTCCTGAATTTCATGTGTGGAAGAACGGGAAACTGGCTACGGTGGTAATATATACCAAGATGTCTCGTGGTGAAATGACGCGTTTTATCTTGAAAAATAGAATAGAGAATCCGGAAGATTTGAAAGAATTTTCGTGGGAAGGCTTCGAGTTTGATGAGGCTCTTTCGGATGAGAGGCGGTTTGTATTTATTAATGGTCAGGGAGGATAA